In Myxococcus stipitatus, the following are encoded in one genomic region:
- the mglB gene encoding gliding-motility regulator GTPase-activating protein MglB, with protein sequence MGTQLVMYEEEFTKINAVCDRLTKDANAKVVFLVDKNGQLISSAGQTQNIDTTSLASLTAGNVAAMGGLAKLIGENEFPNQFHEGAKDSLYMTIVGSRVVLVVIFDNRTSLGLVRLRIKKASDELTKIFESLVKKTDSPGAGSPFAEISDDDIDNLFSE encoded by the coding sequence ATGGGCACGCAACTGGTGATGTACGAAGAGGAGTTCACCAAGATCAACGCCGTTTGCGACCGGCTCACCAAGGACGCGAACGCGAAGGTGGTCTTCCTCGTCGACAAGAACGGGCAGCTCATCTCCTCGGCGGGCCAGACGCAGAACATCGACACCACCTCCCTGGCCTCACTGACGGCCGGCAACGTGGCGGCCATGGGCGGACTCGCCAAGCTGATCGGCGAGAACGAGTTCCCCAACCAGTTCCATGAAGGGGCGAAGGACTCGCTCTACATGACCATCGTCGGCAGCCGGGTGGTGCTGGTCGTCATCTTCGACAACCGCACGAGCCTGGGCCTCGTCCGCCTGCGCATCAAGAAGGCCAGCGACGAGCTCACGAAGATCTTCGAGAGTCTGGTGAAGAAGACGGACAGCCCGGGTGCCGGGTCGCCGTTCGCCGAGATCTCCGACGACGATATCGACAACCTCTTCAGCGAGTAA
- a CDS encoding tetratricopeptide repeat protein translates to MNVSLRALALVLSLAGGTSTSAAEPPPTPTQQELERNLSSVEQQLRAAEEGLRFVETQYSQRPEPDEAQARARRYSDAEIQYLLGDWNAASVLFYDLVSDPAFQSHPRYPDALFFLADALYQQKNDLGARIYLRELLALPSPSARHRDALTRYLAICGKLNLFDGIEPQLEQARALYGGQLPPDLQYVNGKWLFRRMDLPPAERMARARAAFAPLAQVPGGPYQLQAGYHMAVLSMQAGELPLAILQFQQLLVPVPREDAAPATDGKPVVRTTADTDPARIRELSLMSLGRLLYEAGRFDEALDRYGQVPRESESFPESLYEIAWTQVRKGNHQEAKNAVDILLMVAPDSRLAPEAKLLQGHLLQKLQKYNDAIAAYDELINTFRPVREKVDAMLSANRDPVAYFDRLLARTDTVPDVRTLLPPLALKYASTEREASDAVKMVGDIDTGKKGTVDARELAARILLALETRRLETFPELQEGFMRADAVETAVANAEAALVELERHTLESSLTATEREKLLPLRHEREALATRFATLPTTQKEMEERLRRMQARVDAVDREAFRLGAEVRGLHAIAAAVRKWVDDTRLIRQTPPDEEREFLVQLQAEVQTLQELQQELDKTRGRLADERNSAAASLAGEKAIRGKYLAALRAEHDVLSEAERRQSPSGLLTRAHQARDQGLALSKRVAQAQSALLARVDQRGRRIREKVLAEQKLLDKYEAEVAAVSSNAKQLVGRIAYDSFRRVRRQFYDLVLKADVGVVDVAFTEKQDRTTAIQKVSAQKAEALRALDADFRGVLAEDGR, encoded by the coding sequence GTGAACGTGTCGCTTCGCGCCCTTGCCCTCGTGCTCAGCCTCGCGGGGGGCACTTCCACCTCCGCCGCCGAGCCGCCGCCCACGCCGACGCAGCAGGAGCTGGAGCGCAACCTGTCGTCGGTGGAGCAGCAGCTCCGGGCCGCCGAGGAGGGCCTTCGCTTCGTGGAGACGCAGTACAGCCAGCGCCCCGAGCCCGACGAGGCGCAGGCCCGCGCGCGGCGCTACTCGGATGCGGAAATCCAATACCTGCTGGGCGACTGGAACGCGGCCTCCGTCCTCTTCTACGACCTGGTGAGCGACCCGGCGTTTCAAAGCCACCCGCGCTACCCCGACGCGCTCTTCTTCCTCGCGGACGCGCTGTACCAGCAGAAGAACGACCTGGGCGCGCGCATCTACCTGCGCGAGCTGCTCGCCCTGCCCTCCCCTTCCGCGCGGCACCGCGACGCGCTCACGCGTTATCTGGCCATCTGCGGGAAGCTCAACCTCTTCGATGGCATCGAGCCCCAGCTCGAGCAGGCGCGTGCCCTGTACGGGGGACAGCTTCCGCCCGACCTCCAGTACGTGAACGGGAAGTGGCTCTTCCGCCGCATGGACCTGCCCCCCGCCGAGCGCATGGCTCGCGCTCGCGCCGCCTTCGCGCCGCTGGCCCAGGTCCCGGGCGGGCCGTATCAGCTCCAGGCCGGCTACCACATGGCCGTGCTGTCGATGCAGGCCGGTGAGCTGCCCCTGGCCATCCTCCAGTTCCAGCAGCTCCTCGTCCCCGTGCCGAGGGAGGACGCGGCGCCCGCGACGGACGGCAAGCCCGTGGTCCGGACGACCGCGGACACGGACCCGGCGCGCATCCGCGAGCTCTCGCTCATGTCGCTGGGGCGCCTGCTCTACGAGGCGGGCCGCTTCGATGAAGCGCTGGACCGGTACGGCCAGGTGCCTCGAGAAAGCGAGTCCTTCCCGGAGTCGCTCTACGAAATCGCGTGGACCCAGGTGCGCAAGGGCAACCATCAGGAGGCCAAGAACGCCGTCGACATCCTGTTGATGGTGGCGCCGGACTCGCGGCTCGCGCCCGAGGCCAAGCTGCTCCAGGGCCACCTGCTCCAGAAACTCCAGAAGTACAACGACGCCATCGCGGCCTACGACGAGCTCATCAACACCTTCCGCCCCGTGCGGGAGAAGGTGGATGCGATGCTGAGCGCCAATCGCGACCCCGTGGCGTACTTCGACCGGCTCCTCGCGCGCACGGACACCGTGCCGGATGTTCGCACGCTGCTGCCCCCGCTCGCGTTGAAGTACGCCTCCACCGAACGCGAGGCCAGCGACGCGGTGAAGATGGTGGGCGACATCGACACCGGCAAGAAGGGAACCGTCGACGCGCGAGAGCTCGCCGCGCGCATCCTCCTGGCCCTGGAGACCCGGCGGCTGGAGACCTTCCCGGAGCTGCAGGAAGGCTTCATGCGCGCGGACGCGGTGGAGACCGCCGTCGCGAACGCGGAGGCCGCGCTCGTGGAGCTGGAGCGTCACACGCTGGAGTCCTCCCTCACCGCGACGGAGCGGGAGAAGCTCTTGCCGTTGCGTCACGAGCGCGAGGCGCTGGCCACGCGCTTCGCCACGCTCCCCACCACGCAGAAGGAGATGGAGGAGCGGCTGCGGCGGATGCAGGCGCGCGTGGATGCCGTGGACCGGGAGGCCTTTCGCCTGGGCGCGGAGGTGCGCGGCCTGCACGCCATCGCCGCGGCGGTGCGCAAGTGGGTGGATGACACGCGCCTGATTCGCCAGACGCCCCCCGACGAGGAGCGAGAGTTCCTCGTGCAGCTCCAGGCGGAAGTCCAGACGCTCCAGGAGCTCCAGCAGGAACTCGACAAGACCCGAGGCCGGCTCGCGGACGAGCGCAACAGCGCCGCGGCGAGCCTCGCTGGAGAGAAGGCCATCCGAGGCAAATACCTCGCCGCGCTGCGCGCCGAGCACGACGTGCTCTCCGAGGCCGAGCGCCGTCAGTCTCCCTCAGGACTGCTGACCCGCGCGCACCAGGCCAGGGACCAGGGTCTGGCCCTCAGCAAGCGCGTGGCCCAGGCGCAGAGCGCGCTGCTCGCCCGGGTTGACCAGCGCGGACGCCGCATTCGCGAGAAGGTGCTGGCCGAGCAGAAGCTCCTCGACAAGTACGAGGCCGAGGTCGCCGCGGTGTCCAGCAACGCCAAGCAGTTGGTGGGCCGCATCGCCTACGACAGCTTCCGTCGCGTGCGCCGGCAGTTCTACGACCTGGTGCTCAAGGCGGACGTGGGTGTGGTGGACGTGGCCTTCACCGAGAAGCAGGACAGGACCACGGCCATCCAGAAGGTGTCGGCGCAGAAGGCCGAGGCCCTGCGCGCGTTGGACGCGGACTTCCGGGGTGTGCTCGCGGAGGATGGCCGGTGA
- a CDS encoding carboxypeptidase regulatory-like domain-containing protein, translated as MLVSVPSVRAEEVRERASLRLRYGLAVRNGTQADVGPGLTYEGFTPNDLAAVGTFWAGSWLGGWAAVQREGFDLKEGSVRITGGSLLRASVGPRVRTFLGPVRAELGAGYSYAQLPHFGVSTEPVLSRGVRHAALLSASVRVPLFTRLAVEARGEVPVSLSARDAAGAKAEATGFAAGGALLFPLAGSARWAGTALLDFQHVQDTVTLADGTRSEQRMRRVGAALELAWNDAPPSRAFTPPPMVPVRVPVGAVSLQVLDAESGAPLPGARVVLVSGGIEGAPRDADAKGLVEVAELPPGALLARVSAEGYEPVEAHGTVEDGGRVALEVRARKLPPPTGGLKVTVVNASNAVPLPGVRVVVGASVVRTDLKGEAWVKDLPPGPVSVMASTTGYRTAEEAAVIVAGMETALSVPLALERKGEPATLKGQVRSARGGKPIAATLLIPQAKVKARTDAKGAFAFQVRGGTYRITISARGYLSQSKLVTLKEGEQAIFNVDLFPRQKR; from the coding sequence GTGCTGGTCAGCGTCCCGTCCGTCCGGGCGGAGGAGGTGCGCGAGCGAGCCTCGCTGCGCCTTCGCTACGGCCTCGCCGTGCGCAATGGGACCCAGGCGGATGTAGGGCCGGGGCTCACCTACGAGGGCTTCACACCGAATGATCTGGCGGCGGTGGGGACGTTCTGGGCGGGCTCCTGGCTGGGAGGGTGGGCGGCGGTCCAGCGCGAGGGATTCGACCTGAAGGAAGGGTCGGTGAGGATCACCGGAGGCAGCCTGTTGCGTGCGTCGGTGGGGCCTCGGGTGCGGACCTTCCTGGGGCCGGTGCGGGCGGAGCTGGGCGCGGGCTACAGCTATGCGCAGCTGCCGCACTTCGGCGTGTCCACGGAGCCGGTGTTGTCGCGCGGCGTGCGGCACGCGGCCCTCTTGAGCGCGAGCGTGCGGGTGCCGCTGTTCACCCGGCTGGCGGTGGAGGCGAGGGGCGAGGTGCCCGTGTCGCTGTCGGCGCGTGACGCGGCGGGGGCCAAGGCGGAGGCGACGGGGTTCGCGGCGGGAGGGGCGCTGCTCTTTCCCCTCGCGGGTTCGGCGCGGTGGGCCGGCACGGCGCTGCTGGACTTCCAACATGTGCAGGACACGGTGACGCTGGCGGATGGGACCCGGTCCGAGCAGCGCATGCGCCGGGTGGGCGCCGCGCTGGAGCTCGCGTGGAATGACGCGCCCCCGTCTCGAGCCTTCACGCCGCCGCCGATGGTGCCCGTGCGGGTGCCGGTGGGCGCGGTGTCGCTCCAGGTGCTGGACGCGGAGTCGGGCGCGCCGCTTCCGGGCGCGCGAGTGGTGTTGGTGTCGGGAGGCATCGAGGGCGCGCCGCGAGACGCGGATGCGAAGGGCCTGGTCGAGGTCGCGGAGCTGCCGCCCGGTGCCCTCCTGGCGCGGGTGAGCGCGGAGGGCTACGAGCCCGTCGAGGCCCATGGCACCGTGGAGGATGGCGGGCGGGTGGCGCTGGAGGTCCGGGCGCGCAAGCTGCCGCCTCCCACGGGGGGACTGAAGGTGACGGTGGTGAACGCGTCGAACGCGGTTCCGTTGCCGGGGGTTCGCGTGGTGGTGGGGGCCTCGGTGGTGCGCACGGACTTGAAGGGTGAGGCCTGGGTGAAGGACCTGCCTCCCGGGCCCGTGTCGGTGATGGCGAGCACCACGGGATATCGGACGGCGGAGGAGGCGGCCGTCATCGTCGCGGGGATGGAGACGGCGCTGTCGGTGCCACTGGCGTTGGAGCGCAAGGGTGAGCCCGCGACGCTCAAGGGCCAGGTGCGCAGCGCTCGCGGCGGCAAGCCCATCGCCGCCACGCTGCTCATTCCCCAGGCCAAGGTGAAGGCGCGCACGGACGCCAAGGGGGCGTTCGCCTTCCAGGTTCGCGGCGGGACCTATCGCATCACCATCTCCGCGCGGGGCTATCTGTCCCAGTCGAAGCTCGTCACCTTGAAGGAGGGCGAGCAGGCCATCTTCAACGTCGATCTCTTCCCGAGGCAGAAACGGTGA
- a CDS encoding dihydrolipoamide acetyltransferase translates to MRVEAVTLRLLALVSATLCGAALAQEPRSPAPAAASSSSATAAPEGDSTADEAFNSRVKTLEEQVADLKEKIYRSKARLLLLQETVLGGDVTTGARALIVHKNEMGGSFILESVTYALDGAPIFTQLDLQGELSKREQFEVFNGRIVPGQHQLAVRLVYRGNGFGVFSYLEGYKFKVQSSYTFNAEPGKVSTVRVVGYEQGGITTDHKDRPAVRYDIELSRDSAPRIDGEPGASPPATSSTEAR, encoded by the coding sequence GTGCGTGTCGAAGCCGTCACCCTCCGCCTCCTCGCGCTCGTGAGCGCCACCCTCTGTGGGGCGGCGCTCGCGCAGGAGCCGCGCTCCCCGGCCCCAGCCGCCGCCTCTTCGTCGAGCGCCACCGCGGCTCCGGAGGGTGACAGCACCGCCGACGAGGCCTTCAACTCCCGCGTGAAGACGCTGGAGGAGCAGGTCGCCGACTTGAAGGAGAAGATCTACCGCTCCAAGGCGCGCCTGCTGCTGTTGCAGGAGACGGTGCTGGGCGGAGACGTCACCACGGGCGCTCGTGCGCTCATCGTCCACAAGAACGAGATGGGCGGCTCCTTCATCCTGGAGTCGGTGACGTACGCGTTGGATGGCGCGCCCATCTTCACGCAGCTGGACCTGCAGGGTGAGCTGAGCAAGCGCGAGCAGTTCGAGGTCTTCAACGGGCGCATCGTCCCGGGTCAGCATCAGCTCGCGGTGCGGTTGGTGTACCGGGGCAACGGCTTCGGCGTGTTCAGCTACCTGGAGGGCTACAAGTTCAAGGTGCAATCCAGCTACACCTTCAACGCGGAGCCAGGAAAGGTCTCCACCGTGCGCGTGGTGGGCTACGAGCAGGGTGGCATCACCACGGACCACAAGGACCGGCCGGCGGTGCGCTACGACATCGAGCTGTCGCGCGACTCGGCGCCTCGCATCGACGGTGAGCCAGGCGCCAGCCCTCCGGCCACCTCCTCCACAGAAGCGCGGTAG
- the mglA gene encoding gliding-motility regulator Ras-like GTPase MglA yields MSFINYSSREINCKIVYYGPGLCGKTTNLQYIYNKTAAETKGKLISLSTETDRTLFFDFLPLSLGEIRGFKTRFHLYTVPGQVFYDASRKLILKGVDGVVFVADSQIERMEANMESIENLRVNLAEQGYDLNKIPYVVQYNKRDLPNAVTVEEMRKALNPRNIPEYQAVAPTGVGVFDTLKAVAKLVLTELKKGG; encoded by the coding sequence ATGTCCTTCATCAACTACTCATCCCGCGAAATCAACTGCAAGATTGTCTATTACGGACCGGGTCTCTGCGGGAAGACGACCAACCTCCAGTACATCTACAACAAGACGGCGGCCGAGACGAAGGGCAAGCTCATCTCGCTCTCCACCGAGACGGACCGCACGCTCTTCTTCGACTTCCTGCCGTTGTCGCTCGGTGAGATTCGCGGCTTCAAGACGCGCTTCCACCTCTACACGGTGCCTGGCCAGGTGTTCTACGACGCCAGCCGCAAGCTCATCCTCAAGGGCGTGGACGGCGTGGTGTTCGTCGCCGACAGCCAGATCGAGCGCATGGAGGCGAACATGGAGTCCATCGAGAACCTCCGTGTGAACCTGGCCGAGCAGGGCTACGACCTGAACAAGATTCCGTACGTCGTCCAGTACAACAAGCGCGACCTGCCCAACGCGGTGACGGTGGAGGAGATGCGCAAGGCGCTCAACCCGCGCAACATCCCCGAGTATCAGGCCGTGGCGCCCACCGGCGTGGGCGTGTTCGACACGCTCAAGGCGGTGGCGAAGCTGGTGCTCACGGAGCTGAAGAAGGGCGGCTGA